In a genomic window of Nodosilinea sp. E11:
- a CDS encoding peptidoglycan DD-metalloendopeptidase family protein encodes MNSTVKHIKPHWSELPPTWRYVIGTAMQAGELVLKLGCVGAIATSTWVMVDQETNESWGARFRKVSAVAEAAVGFYDDDFKSLISKGDVIAGYTVNSGFGLRMHPIHQEMRMHSGIDLPTPEGVSIHAIGYAGDRVSVRCWSDPKGYGTVADMTSSAFPEITFRAAHLSHCKGGEHRAGVVVAKTGNTGGSTGAHLHWEQLQGGVAQAPQKGYLVWALNGRKPNERLGDTIALYQAIVAKESGGDPTAVNPDTGALGLGQVMPQNLNCSWDGKPKSNCGWDYDVLGRDVSPQEFLQNPEIQQQIVGVKLESALQRQIQAGHDMNTAVKRVAAEWYSGNPELAHDTRPQAGYESIKSYADSAAEKFHRLRQQNLEK; translated from the coding sequence GTGAACTCAACCGTTAAACATATCAAGCCCCACTGGTCGGAGCTGCCGCCGACCTGGCGCTACGTGATTGGCACGGCAATGCAGGCGGGCGAGCTGGTGCTCAAGCTGGGCTGCGTGGGGGCGATCGCTACCTCGACCTGGGTAATGGTCGATCAGGAGACCAATGAATCCTGGGGGGCACGGTTCAGGAAAGTCAGCGCTGTGGCGGAGGCAGCAGTTGGGTTTTACGACGATGACTTCAAATCCCTCATCAGCAAAGGCGACGTGATCGCGGGCTACACCGTCAACTCGGGCTTTGGCCTGCGGATGCACCCGATCCACCAGGAAATGCGGATGCACTCGGGTATCGATTTGCCGACGCCGGAGGGTGTGTCGATTCATGCCATCGGCTACGCGGGGGATCGGGTGTCGGTGCGCTGCTGGAGCGATCCGAAGGGCTATGGGACGGTGGCGGATATGACCAGTTCGGCGTTCCCTGAGATCACGTTTAGGGCAGCGCATCTGTCCCACTGCAAGGGGGGTGAGCACCGGGCCGGGGTGGTGGTGGCCAAGACGGGTAACACGGGTGGCAGCACGGGCGCTCATCTGCATTGGGAGCAGCTACAAGGCGGTGTGGCCCAGGCTCCGCAGAAGGGCTATCTGGTCTGGGCGCTGAATGGCCGCAAGCCGAATGAGCGGCTGGGGGATACGATTGCGCTCTACCAGGCGATTGTCGCCAAGGAGTCGGGTGGTGACCCTACTGCCGTCAACCCTGACACGGGGGCGCTGGGCCTGGGGCAGGTGATGCCGCAGAACCTTAATTGCTCCTGGGACGGTAAGCCGAAGAGCAACTGCGGCTGGGATTACGATGTGCTGGGCCGCGATGTGTCGCCCCAGGAGTTTTTGCAGAATCCCGAGATTCAGCAGCAGATCGTGGGAGTCAAGTTGGAGAGTGCTCTACAACGACAAATTCAGGCGGGCCACGATATGAATACGGCAGTGAAGCGGGTGGCGGCGGAGTGGTATTCGGGCAACCCTGAGCTGGCCCACGATACTCGCCCCCAGGCGGGCTATGAGTCTATCAAGAGCTATGCCGACAGCGCGGCGGAGAAGTTCCACCGGCTCCGGCAGCAGAACTTGGAGAAGTAG
- a CDS encoding RNA-binding domain-containing protein: MRTVPSQETLTVEFKSDQKRLPDRDLIATVVCLANTEGGVLYLGVEDDGSITGLHTSHQQTETLAAFIANRTNPPVSIRISVLEEEGHLVAAIEVPKSNRLVATSEGLIQRRRINAHGIPECVPFYPYEFASRQADLGLLDYSALPIPEASLDAFDPLEQERLRQMVERYRGDTSLLALTDEELEGALGMTRTYEGRKVPTVTGLLVLGRESALREHLPTHEVAFQVREANQQIRVNDFYRFPLLKTFERLSTLFEARLEEDEIQWGLFRVPIPNYDPRTFREAAVNALIHRDYTKLGTVFIRMEVDGLSISNPGGFVEGVTIDNLLVVEPKPRNPALADAIKRIGLAERTGRGVDLIFQGLLRYGRPAPDYTGSDTSTVKVVLSCTEADIPFYKMIVEEESRTARPIPLDALIILSRLRQERRIDTAMAAHAIQKNDSVARSVLERLVEAGLVEPRGATRGRTYMLSPNIYRSLGESAEYVRQVGFEPIQQAEMVLRFTQTNGQVTRREVSNLCHLSDSQASNLLRHLQKEGKLQLHGQGRGAYYTIA, from the coding sequence GTGCGTACTGTTCCCAGCCAAGAAACCCTAACCGTAGAGTTTAAGAGCGATCAGAAGCGTTTACCTGATCGCGACCTAATTGCCACGGTGGTCTGTTTAGCCAATACCGAGGGGGGTGTACTGTATCTAGGAGTCGAAGATGATGGATCCATCACCGGCTTACATACCAGCCATCAGCAGACCGAAACCTTAGCCGCATTCATTGCCAACCGTACCAATCCACCAGTCAGTATCCGCATTAGCGTCCTTGAAGAAGAAGGACATCTGGTAGCCGCGATTGAAGTACCTAAGTCTAATCGCCTGGTGGCAACCTCTGAGGGCCTCATTCAGCGTCGCCGCATCAACGCCCACGGAATACCTGAATGCGTACCGTTTTACCCCTATGAGTTTGCTAGCCGCCAAGCTGACCTGGGTCTACTAGACTACTCAGCTTTGCCCATCCCGGAAGCTAGCCTGGATGCCTTCGATCCCCTGGAGCAAGAACGTTTGCGGCAAATGGTCGAGCGCTATCGAGGTGATACATCACTGTTAGCCCTAACCGATGAGGAGCTGGAAGGCGCTCTGGGCATGACTCGTACTTATGAGGGTAGAAAGGTACCAACCGTTACTGGCTTACTGGTGCTGGGCCGAGAAAGTGCCCTGCGAGAGCATCTACCTACCCACGAAGTTGCTTTTCAGGTACGGGAAGCGAACCAACAAATTCGCGTCAACGACTTTTATCGTTTTCCCCTGCTGAAAACCTTTGAACGCCTCTCCACCCTGTTTGAGGCTCGTTTAGAAGAAGACGAAATTCAATGGGGGCTTTTTCGAGTCCCCATTCCTAACTACGATCCCCGTACTTTCCGGGAAGCTGCCGTCAATGCTTTAATTCACCGCGACTACACCAAACTGGGCACGGTTTTTATTCGCATGGAGGTAGATGGTCTCTCGATCAGCAACCCTGGCGGCTTTGTAGAAGGCGTCACCATCGACAATCTGTTAGTCGTGGAGCCAAAGCCTCGCAACCCGGCCCTCGCAGATGCTATCAAACGCATTGGCCTTGCCGAGCGAACGGGACGAGGGGTAGATCTGATCTTTCAGGGGCTGCTTCGCTATGGACGCCCCGCCCCCGATTACACCGGCAGCGACACCTCAACCGTTAAGGTTGTGCTGAGCTGCACCGAAGCCGATATTCCTTTCTACAAGATGATTGTGGAAGAGGAGTCACGAACTGCAAGACCGATTCCCTTAGATGCCCTGATCATTTTGTCGCGGTTGCGACAAGAAAGACGGATTGACACAGCTATGGCCGCTCATGCTATTCAAAAGAACGATTCTGTCGCTCGGTCTGTGCTTGAACGGTTAGTAGAAGCAGGCTTAGTGGAACCTCGAGGCGCGACAAGAGGACGAACCTACATGCTCAGTCCAAATATCTATCGCAGCTTAGGAGAAAGTGCTGAGTACGTCCGCCAAGTTGGGTTTGAACCCATTCAACAAGCAGAAATGGTCTTGCGGTTTACTCAGACCAATGGCCAGGTGACCCGCCGAGAAGTGTCTAACCTCTGCCATCTCAGCGACTCCCAAGCTAGCAATCTTCTACGCCATTTGCAGAAAGAGGGCAAACTGCAGCTACATGGTCAAGGTAGAGGTGCATATTACACAATCGCGTAA